CATCTGAATTCCACGCCACCGCGCGCGCGGGTTGATAAAAAACGTCAGGTAGATTGGCATCATCAGAAACTGGCGGTACTTGAATAAATTTCTGGATGCAAGGGATAATGCTTCAGGCGTGTATAACAGACTACAGGTAAGACAGCAGAAAAAAATCAGCGATATCGTGACGACCCGGTATTTTTTAATACAGTCAAATGTAACTCGATATTGTCCGGAAAGTCCCCAGCAGATAAAAATCCCCAGATTACAGACAGAAGTCAGACTGGTTGAGACCGGAATTGCAAATCCAGTAAGAATCGCCAGCAATACTCCCACCTGAAATGCCAGGTTCTGAAATCGAGATCGATTAAGATACCCGAAATCTCCTGAATCATTTTGGTTTGAGTTGCCCTCAAAAATGTGCATTAGATCCATTCCAGTATAAAGAGGCATTTTACCTCGGAGTCAAACCATCAGAGGTGAGAGTTCAATGTTCTCTCCCTGTCCCCTTGTGATTCAGACATTAATTCAGGTTTTCAATAGCATGAATTCTGTTCCATTGCGATACTAGTTTCACATTCGTAATCTGGTGTTACTCACGATTTGAGTTTGATGTAGTCAGAATGAGTGAACACCCAAAACGTTGATCGCATGACTGTCTCCAATTTCACAGAAGTCATTACACAAAAGAAATTTACATCATAATCAGCGTTTCAATTACTACCGTCACATGAGATCACTTTCTGTAGAGTTTGACATACGATTTTAAAATCGAGTCCAAGACTGCATTGCTCTACATAATTTAGATCAAATGTGATCACCTCTTTCTGAGACAAAGCACTGCGTCCAGAAACCTGAGCCAGCCCCGAAATCCCTGGCCGAACACTGGACCGAATGACCCGGTTTGCAGTTGATGCATCTTTCAGTTCAAATCCGATGTAAGGTCGAGGTCCAATCAAACTCATTTCCCCGCGAAATATATTTATCAACTGAGGCAGTTCATCCAGACTGGTTTTGCGGATCAGCTTTCCAACCGCAGTAATGCGGGAATCATTGGCTTTCGTAAATTGAGATCCTGTTTTTTCAGATCCTGATCGCATCGAACGAAATTTCAGAATCATGAAAGGTTTTTCATTCACTCCCAGCCGTTTCTGTCTGAAAAAGACTGGTCCTGGAGATGTGAGCTTGATCAGGCCGGCAATCAGTAGAAACAGGGGAGACAAAATCACCAAAGCCAGACTGCTAAACAGCAGATCAAGAGGACGCTTCAGAAAATACCCTGTTTTGGTTTCAGCCTCTGGCACTTTTTGGTGTTGAGCCATCAGTTGAGGATCAAAATGTGGCCCCCCCTGACTGACATTGAGTTTTTCAGCCGATTGTTGTGACAGTTTAAAATCGTCCATGATTTTCACTTATCCAGGTTTGTGATAACAATTGCGATGTTCAGGCGGCAACAGAAGAGCCGGTTCCCAGTTCGACGGAGCTGTAGACCCCCAGTTCTGCATAGGTTGGTGCATGGTCAAACGTCTGATCAATAAAAGTACGTTGCCAGAGCTCCAAAGCCAGCAGCGCCCGAATGGCACGTGTATGGTTGACCTTTTCAGTCTGATGCTCGCTGATCATTTGCCGGACCCGTTCCGGCTGGAACATTCTTCGTTCCAGTGATCGCTCTGAGAGCAGAACTTCATTGACAAACGGGGATAATTCACGTTTAAACCATTCTCCGATTGGTACCGTAAACATCTGTTTTTTACGATAAATAATCTTCTCGGGTAGAATTGATTCGCAGGCTTTCTTAAGAATCGATTTCGTTACACCATTCCTCAATTTCAGGGAGCCAGGTATGCGAAACGCCAGATCGACCATGCGATAATCCAGATAAGGCGCACGTGGCTCCAGAGAAACAGCCATTGCCATTTTATCGGGTTTCACCAGGTTGTTACCGGGCAGTAACATCCGGGTATCCAAGGCCAGTGCCTGGTTGATGGGATCCAGATGGCGGAATTCCTGTAAATGAGAACGGGCGAAATGGCTTGCATCTCCCCCTGCCAACTGCTGTCTGGCAGATGATGAATAGAGTTTTAGCTTATCAGCAGGTTGCAACAGGCTGATCGCACTGATGTAGGCCGCTTCAATTTGCTCGCGGGGAAGCGTGAGATCCTGCTTCGCAAAAAAGTTCCGATGGACGTCGTAGCCGGCAAACAGCTCATCTCCTCCATCCCCGGTCAGAACGACTTTGACTGCTTTTCGCGCCAGTTGACTTACCCGGTAAGTGGGCATGAATGAGACATCCCCATGGGGCTGATCATTGTGATATAAAGTTAAGGGCCAGCTTGATGTTAAATTTGGACTCACGATATCACAGGTATGCCGGGCCCGAAATAAATCTGCCAGCTCTTGAGCATAAAGTGATTCATCAAATCGAGGATCATCAAAGCCGATACAAAATGTCTGCACGGGATGAGGCAGTTCCTGACTCATTAGAGAAACCACAGAAGAACTGTCGATTCCTCCCGACAGAAAGGCACCTACAGGCACATCGGCGCGAAGTCGAATATTGACCGCAGCCCGCAGTGTTTCAATGATTTCTTCTGACCAGGCTGACTCCGATCGACATTCCACTGGTTTTTCTGCCAGATTCCACCAGCGTCTGACTTCGGTTCCCTCTCGAGTTACCTTGAGCAGATGCCCCGGCATTAAATGGGTAATATTTTGATACAGAGTGATGGGAGGAGGCACAAAATTGTACGTGAGATACGCATCGAAGCCTTCCCAGTTCATCTCTGCTTTCACACCCATCGCAAACAGAGACTTGATTTCGGAAGCGAACAGCAGACGTGTTCCATCATCATGCAAATACAGCGGCTTCTGGCCGATTCGATCACGGTACAACAGGAGACACTGTTTTCGCCGATCAAGAATTGCAATCGCAAACATACCATTCAGCTGTTTAACGAACTCTTCCCCATCGCGTTCATATAGTCGAAGAATGACTTCGGTATCACAACCGGTGCGGCAATTCAGGGTTTTTGCCAGTTCCTGAAAGTTATAAATTTCCCCATTCTGAACGACAATGATCTGCCCGTCATCAGAAAACATGGGTTGATGGCCACCTGCCAGATCAAGGATTGAGAGACGCTGATTTCCCACCAGCATTCCGTCCGCTTCGAAGATACCCCGATCATCTGGCCCCCGGTGAACCATGCGTTCGCAAGCTCGCTCGGCCAGCTCTGTTCCAAACGGCCGCTGTTCGCGATCATATCCGCCAATAATCCCACACATTACGATTCCTTCCGTCAGATTTGAACAACCCTGTTCAGCTTGCTGCAACTGTTCTCAGTTATGAAGCGGCCATCCGCGTCACTTCCCCCCTCTACAGAGGCAGCCATCAATCTGTGGTATTTAGATTCATATATCTATTGAAGTTACGTATTTTGAATATTCTGGTCATTTAAAGGAAGAGCAATTTCAGATTTACTCTCTGGGAAATGCGATGGTTAAGCAAAATATCGCACAGCAAAGCCACCTGTGCGACCAAAACCCCCTCTTCTCCACCTGACGACTGTCTCAGCTGACAGCGTTTTCATCTTGACAGAATCTGCAATTTCTCAGTTAATTCAAGCCATTTCATCGAAAAACAGAACATATTAATTGACATGAATCAAGAATCGGACTCTCTTATGCCCCTGCGTCAAAATCAGCCAGATAAAGTATTGGCGGTCTGTTATGGAGGCGGCCACGTCCTGATGTTGATCCCTGTTTTGAAATATTTGCAGTCGCTGGGCTATGAACTTCAGGTGCTCGGACTGACCACTGCCGCGGCTGCCCTGCGAAAAGCTGGTTTTTCTCCACTGGGATTCCGGGATATTCTGCGTCCGGAAGACTCTCGCGCGCACGAGCATGGTACTCGCTTGGCGGCAGACATGCATCATGGCAGTAAAGTCAATTCTCTGGACGAATCCGTAGCTTACCTCGGACTCTCTTATGCAGACCTGGAGGATCAAGTGGGCGTTGAGGGGGCCCGGGAGGCATTCCGTGAGAAAGGCAGGCAGGCATTTCTCCCCCTCAATCCGATGCGGCGTTTCTTCGATCTACTTCAGCCAGACGTTTTATTAACAACCAATTCTCCTCGCGCCGAACTGGCTTCAATTCAAGTAGCAGCAGAGCGTGGAATTCCATCAGTCGGTGTTCTTGATCTGTTCGGTCTTCAGCCTTACAACGACATCCCGACTGATTATGTCTGCGTTCCCTTTAAACAGGCCGTTTCCATTCTGGCAGAGCGTGGTCTTGATCCCGGCGCATTGACCGTAACCGGAAACCCGAATTTTGACTGGGTCCATAAAGTTCTTGAAGCGGAGAGCAAGGCTCCCCAATGGCGCAGAGTACATCAGATAAAACCCGATGAACTGCTGGCGCTGTACGCAATGAAACCAAACTGGGATGAACATGAGGAAATGATCGTCAGTAGCCTGGAACAACTCCTGCCTCAGAAGCCGGAATTGAAAATTGCTGTCAGACCACATCCTAACAGCGACAGTCAACTGGCCACCAGCGTGATCTCACGACTGGGAGCTGCTGCGTTTGTTGACGACCGTACTCCTCTTCCAATGGCCATTGAAACATGTGATCTGCTGATTACTCATAAATCCACAGTCGCTGTGGAAGCAGCACTCCTGGGACGACAGGTTGCCCTGTTTCACTCGAACCATGATTATCCAACACATGGCATTCCCCTGCACCTGTATAACTGGGGCAGCTACTCAATCAGTGTGGC
The sequence above is a segment of the Gimesia algae genome. Coding sequences within it:
- the asnB gene encoding asparagine synthase (glutamine-hydrolyzing); protein product: MCGIIGGYDREQRPFGTELAERACERMVHRGPDDRGIFEADGMLVGNQRLSILDLAGGHQPMFSDDGQIIVVQNGEIYNFQELAKTLNCRTGCDTEVILRLYERDGEEFVKQLNGMFAIAILDRRKQCLLLYRDRIGQKPLYLHDDGTRLLFASEIKSLFAMGVKAEMNWEGFDAYLTYNFVPPPITLYQNITHLMPGHLLKVTREGTEVRRWWNLAEKPVECRSESAWSEEIIETLRAAVNIRLRADVPVGAFLSGGIDSSSVVSLMSQELPHPVQTFCIGFDDPRFDESLYAQELADLFRARHTCDIVSPNLTSSWPLTLYHNDQPHGDVSFMPTYRVSQLARKAVKVVLTGDGGDELFAGYDVHRNFFAKQDLTLPREQIEAAYISAISLLQPADKLKLYSSSARQQLAGGDASHFARSHLQEFRHLDPINQALALDTRMLLPGNNLVKPDKMAMAVSLEPRAPYLDYRMVDLAFRIPGSLKLRNGVTKSILKKACESILPEKIIYRKKQMFTVPIGEWFKRELSPFVNEVLLSERSLERRMFQPERVRQMISEHQTEKVNHTRAIRALLALELWQRTFIDQTFDHAPTYAELGVYSSVELGTGSSVAA
- a CDS encoding sugar transferase, yielding MDDFKLSQQSAEKLNVSQGGPHFDPQLMAQHQKVPEAETKTGYFLKRPLDLLFSSLALVILSPLFLLIAGLIKLTSPGPVFFRQKRLGVNEKPFMILKFRSMRSGSEKTGSQFTKANDSRITAVGKLIRKTSLDELPQLINIFRGEMSLIGPRPYIGFELKDASTANRVIRSSVRPGISGLAQVSGRSALSQKEVITFDLNYVEQCSLGLDFKIVCQTLQKVISCDGSN
- a CDS encoding glycosyltransferase family protein; amino-acid sequence: MPLRQNQPDKVLAVCYGGGHVLMLIPVLKYLQSLGYELQVLGLTTAAAALRKAGFSPLGFRDILRPEDSRAHEHGTRLAADMHHGSKVNSLDESVAYLGLSYADLEDQVGVEGAREAFREKGRQAFLPLNPMRRFFDLLQPDVLLTTNSPRAELASIQVAAERGIPSVGVLDLFGLQPYNDIPTDYVCVPFKQAVSILAERGLDPGALTVTGNPNFDWVHKVLEAESKAPQWRRVHQIKPDELLALYAMKPNWDEHEEMIVSSLEQLLPQKPELKIAVRPHPNSDSQLATSVISRLGAAAFVDDRTPLPMAIETCDLLITHKSTVAVEAALLGRQVALFHSNHDYPTHGIPLHLYNWGSYSISVAEGVQALSLLKKESAALQHQRGTEVRTAWNCDGRSHIRIAEVVIRALHDIQQTKAA